Below is a genomic region from Rosa chinensis cultivar Old Blush chromosome 5, RchiOBHm-V2, whole genome shotgun sequence.
tttttgagccagttcTATAAAATGTATCTGTAATGCTTTTTTTAAATCTGTGATTGGAGTTCCACTAACATTGTCTGTACATTTACGTAGCTTATTTCAATGGCTAACATGTCCAAGAAAGGTAACAATTCTGATGAGATATGAGTCTGTCAATGAATGTTTATTGGTTATGTAATTACAAAAACCAAATCCTCTGTGCTGGAAATCAAACGTTGAATCAGCATGCTTTCTTTAAATATCAAGGATGATTGGCACTTAATGCACGGCTTCAATTAAATAAAACCTATTCTTGCAGTTAAGTTAGTTGATCTCAGTGTTGATTCCTATATTCCTTCATGATTGTTGTATTGCAGTTTCCTTGGAAAGGGATCTCAATTTTGCCAGTTGAAAGGCTTGCTCTGTGTCTTGGTTTGTTCTCATCAATTATGACACCTTTTGGAAGCTTCTTTGCAAGTGGTTTTAAAAAAGCTTTCAAAGTCAAGGTAAGCTCCTGATGCAATTTTTGGTGATGCTGTTCTAAATGCTAAAAACTAAGTTAGTTGCCATCATTATGTTAACAATTTTTTCCATTTGCCATAGGATTTTGGTGACAGCATCCCTGGGCATGGTGGATTGTCAAGTAAAGTTATCTTTTTTAAAATGGCACTTTTGTCTACTCTTTCTGTTTCTTATGCCTGTAATGTAACTGCATATGCTAATTTTGGAAGACCTCAAATGGAGATATGTTGCACCATCTCTGGACTGGTCCAATTTCTAATGAATCTGTTGATGTTGTTCAAAGTGTTGTCTGCGGAGATGTGAACAATTGTTATTACAAAGGTGAATTTATCTTTATCTGTACAAAGTTGCATTCATCAAAGTTTCTAAAGATTAGAATCAATATATGCAACTATGTTGTTCGTACTTGTTTCATtatctaattttattttctttgattctGCAGTTAAACAAATTTCATGAACTGTTATGATTTGATTGGATGTTTTGATTTAGGTTGATGGAGTCAATCAAGGCAGGGCTTCAACAATTGAGCCTTGATCAATAACATATCCCTGGGcataatatttttgtttttagcaCACTTCGGTGCTGAGCTTGTGAACTATGATATTTTCTTAACCTCATTCTAGGCCTTAACCATCGATATTTGCTAGTTTTATTTTGGGCTCCAATGGCCTTCATTTCTAGTTTTTCAGAATAATTTGTGCAAGTAGTTTTCCAGAATAATTTCTGCAAGTAAAAAGAATGGACTTGATTCGTAGCCCAATAAACAAGctgtgttgtaaatattaaatgattgttattttttttaaaaaaaaaggtaaaaaatgaaaaaaaaacggAACTTGAACCGAACCGGACCGGTCGGTTTGGTTTTCAGTttaaaactctgaaaattgcaaaaccgaaccgaagtgaaccgaacccacccctaagtgatgccaacacctcctaacctaaaacctattgactaatgggtcttcgttagaatgcgtgatgagaaaaagagatggcaatctcaccttatggcgcaaggcttctcacaaaacgccctgaaatagACTACGATGAgtcatattctctcgtaatggatgtcattgcactccactaccctgtcagtttggtagtttccgaataactgaacatgcagcttacaaatgtggtcgctacgtatctctatggggatctagatacggaatatacatgaaggttcatggtgaacttcatttacccaagtcaggTGGCTCTAGACCaaggagcgcgtttacaaagaggttgaaacgctcactaaagtgactacttgattgggaagggatatgcccatgcgtttccataacaagtttcggatccTATctcggttcatgttggacatgatcttcattagaagcccttaaagagttaagggaaaccgctgaacacttgaaatccgattttgagatgaaggattttgggagaacacgattatgtctcagtttggaacttgagtatcgtgttgatagatgcttaggcattttgacaaggtcaaaccttcaagcacccccataatcgtccgtagtcttgatcctgaaaatgatcctcttcgtcggaaggatgatgacgaagatgtgctagaggcagaagtgccttacttaagtataataagcgcattattgtgtttagctcaatgcacaagaccgaacatcttatttgccatgaacttgttagttagatatagcactgcgccaacgcgatgccattggattggtgtaaaagctatctttcgatactagagatgtacgattgatatgggcttgttctatccctatagagagatgatgaattCAGAACCGTCACataccaggaacgccgccaacactggcctgcgtcctctaaccccatcccaaaacgacctgtgttttggaaggtcttgttgatgttgggtatctctttgacccacacaaaaggtcattcccaaactggttaagtattcgccatgggtaaagaccgtgatatctttgAGGTCtatagaatagaccctagtcgctatatcttcgaacaatgcagagattattgctcttcacgaagtggttcgtgaatgtatatagattggatccataattacgcatgttcaaacaattgtgatttgaagtctaccacagatgagcctacgagcattttaGATAATGCTAcctattttgaatatgtgaagtaaggctacatcaaaagcgacaacaccaaagataatcagcaacaacagactgtcctcaagatcaaagtgaactaggttcgatcaaAGGACAGTAtagcagacttgctcactaagtcattgccagaattccactttcgagaaacatgttggtagcattgtttgcggaagttatccgaactcctatgaccgtagtcatcaggaggagatgcagacatcagggggagatgtctacatgtatggtctcaaaatgtgaagggtgtgttgtgctctttttccccttcgaccgaggttatttttgtcccactgggtttttgttacttggcaagatttttaatgaggtaacgagagaagcaccacgtttgggagacacaaggaggagtgtttaagtaaatccttgtttgtgtgtctggcccaaaccctaggctacttgacctagtggtaatagggttacattagaaggatctagattcctattcaatgtatgatttggattctatgtattgtaatcctctatataaagagacccctattatcaatgagaatacacaacgaatttctctcaattcccgtttctctaaaacagatAATAAATTATTACACAAGTGAATCTTATGAAAATGGTTCTTGTATGCCTCGGAGAATCCTTGAGTCTTGCAGGGGACCAAGAGGAACACAAAAAGGCTGAAGAACCCGTCAGTTCATAGATTGGCAAGTATGTACACACAAGTAGGCACCTGGAATCTAGTTTCTTTTAGAAGAGCAAAGATACAACATGCAAGAAAGATATCATTTGTTTTACTC
It encodes:
- the LOC121049601 gene encoding phosphatidate cytidylyltransferase-like, with the translated sequence MIFEEEWFPWKGISILPVERLALCLGLFSSIMTPFGSFFASGFKKAFKVKDFGDSIPGHGGLSSKVIFFKMALLSTLSVSYACNVTAYANFGRPQMEICCTISGLVQFLMNLLMLFKVLSAEM